From the Fulvia fulva chromosome 2, complete sequence genome, one window contains:
- a CDS encoding Reductase pytE — protein sequence MTTCTLDSQRHIHLYNDHNTNPTTSEKSKTLAFFGAGGDCAGYCLANSLKAGYTCRALARAPSKLLDSLKKKGVPQATIDTNLTIIQGDVKNLDNVKSTLHTASGLPVEVIISGIGGTPNFQVSLTQPLGMTEPNICNSAGSTILRAASEPHLQHTEHSKPLLVNISTTGIPAPGAPWDVPCALSPLYRWGLHVPHEDKAKLEEKLREEVRLSSCGIKGYVNIKPSLLFDGESKGLQAVKQGVDEKPAIGNSIHRQDVGLFIFEHFVKGEVVDEWINKSLTITY from the exons ATGACAACGTGCACATTAGACAGCCAGAGGCACA TCCATCTTTACAACGATCACAACACAAACCCAACCACGTCTGAGAAATCCAAGACTCTGGCCTTCTTCGGCGCGGGCGGCGATTGTGCAGGCTACTGCCTCGCAAACTCTCTCAAAGCTGGCTACACCTGTAGAGCCCTCGCTCGAGCGCCGAGCAAGCTCCTCGACTCCCTCAAGAAGAAGGGCGTTCCCCAAGCCACCATCGACACCAACCTCACCATCATCCAGGGCGACGTCAAGAACCTCGACAATGTCAAGTCCACCCTACATACCGCCTCCGGCCTGCCCGTGGAAGTCATCATCTCCGGCATAGGCGGCACTCCCAACTTCCAAGTGTCACTCACGCAGCCTTTAGGCATGACGGAGCCCAACATCTGCAACAGTGCCGGCAGCACTATCCTTCGCGCAGCATCGGAACCTCATCTCCAGCACACAGAGCATTCGAAACCTCTCCTCGTCAACATCTCCACCACCGGGATCCCGGCCCCGGGTGCGCCGTGGGATGTACCTTGCGCCCTCTCGCCACTGTATCGCTGGGGACTGCACGTACCTCATGAAGATAAGGCCAAGCTGGAAGAGAAGCTGCGCGAGGAAGTGAGATTGAGCAGCTGTGGGATCAAGGGGTACGTCAATATCAAGCCGAGCTTGCTGTTTGATGGTGAGAGCAAAGGCTTGCAAGCGGTCAAGCAGGGTGTCGATGAGAAGCCAGCGATCGGGAACAGTATTCATCGACAGGATGTTGGCTTGTTCATCTTTGAGCATTTCGTGAAGGGGGAGGTGGTGGATGAGTGGATTAACAAGAGTCTTACTATAACTTACTAG
- a CDS encoding Chromatin structure-remodeling complex protein RSC8 yields the protein MESGFADEESRAPGQGSDELIQQENEAAEAKQESQDQDTSMVEDTEETAVKQQSTEGDAAPVSDNPLDAPEAPAPENADEAGEDEEMGDTKEGTPAVEPTTAVTKTAAEQSARSHLIDQNHAIILPSYSAWFDMHQIHNLERKALPEFFNNRNRSKTPAVYKDYRDFMVNTYRLNPAEYLTVTACRRNLAGDVCAIMRVHAFLEQWGLINYQIDPDTRPSNIGPPFTGHFRITADTPRGLQPHQPAAGSTITPGKPYAGTERLAIAGKADLNLEVRRNIYDDKGKDVTPAKAEGAESNGEATKSLEDSLKQDGKQYFCYSCGKDCTRVRYHNSKNPPASATTPKPSKEQRYDLCSLCFQEGRFPSSTTAADYVKLENERYQSIGDKESSWTDSELLLLLEGLEMFDDNWESVADHVGSRTREECVLKFLQLEIEDKYLEETPTANGSAGAASSDLAYLSGGRLSFSQFDNPVMSVMSFLAGIADPATTAKAAGKSVEEVRRTLKQRLDKEAEPGAEKDTEKEKEGSAQAEQVKPEGQDDRMDVDDTTSLATRSPPTSHDLPTTALSLTAARSAALASNTERQLSNQVSAAVNLQLQKMELKLQQFSEMEALLQAERREVERMRQRLFLDRLQFRKRVREAETKLAGMKISVPAGEKLSMTAEGATTGETAPFEDGMEGFMKHEL from the exons ATGGAATCAGGCTTCGCGGACGAGGAGTCGCGTGCTCCAGGCCAAGGATCGGACGAGCTGATTCAGCAGGAAAATGAGGCAGCGGAAGCGAAGCAGGAGTCGCAGGACCAGGACACGTCAATGGTGGAGGACACGGAAGAAACGGCTGTCAAGCAACAATCGACTGAGGGAGATGCTGCGCCCGTCTCAGACAACCCTCTCGATGCGCCTGAGGCACCTGCGCCGGAGAATGCAGATGAAGCTGGCGAGGATGAGGAGATGGGAGACACCAAGGAAGGGACTCCTGCTGTCGAGCCCACCACGGCCGTGACCAAGACTGCAGCAGAACAATCCGCGCGATCGCATCTGATCGATCAAAACCACGCCATCATTCTGCCGTCCTACAGCGCGTGGTTCGACATGCACCAAATCCATAACTTAGAGCGCAAAGCACTTCCCGAGTTCTTCAATAACCGCAACAGAAGCAAGACACCTGCAGTGTACAAAGACTACCGAGACTTCATGGTCAACACATACAGGCTGAACCCAGCAGAGTACCTGACCGTGACCGCATGTAGACGAAACTTGGCTGGAGACGTGTGCGCAATCATGAGAGTGCACGCGTTCCTGGAGCAGTGGGGACTCATAAACTACCAG ATCGATCCAGACACGAGGCCATCGAACATAGGGCCCCCATTCACTGGGCATTTCCGCATCACGGCCGATACACCTCGAGGGCTACAGCCACATCAACCGGCGGCTGGGAGCACCATCACACCTGGAAAGCCTTATGCGGGCACCGAGCGACTAGCGATAGCTGGGAAAGCAGACCTCAACCTGGAAGTGCGACGAAACATCTACGATGACAAGGGCAAAGACGTGACCCCTGCCAAAGCAGAAGGTGCGGAGTCTAATGGTGAGGCGACGAAGAGCTTAGAGGACAGCCTAAAGCAAGATGGCAAGCAGTACTTCTGCTATTCGTGCGGGAAGGACTGCACACGTGTGCGGTATCACAACTCAAAGAACCCACCTGCAAGTGCAACGACACCGAAACCGAGTAAAGAACAGCGATACGACCTGTGTAGTCTCTGTTTTCAGGAGGGAAGGTTTCCCAGCTCGACCACCGCAGCAGACTATGTCAAGCTCGAGAATGAGCGATACCAAAGCATCGGAGACAAGGAGTCGTCCTGGACAGATTCTGAGCTCCTGCTCCTCTTGGAAGGCCTGGAGATGTTTGATGACAATTGGGAGTCGGTTGCTGACCACGTCGGATCGAGGACGCGAGAGGAGTGCGTACTCAAGTTCTTGCAACTCGAAATCGAGGATAAGTATCTTGAGGAAACACCCACGGCCAATGGCAGTGCAGGCGCTGCTTCGTCCGATTTGGCATATCTATCGGGCGGCCGACTGTCATTTAGCCAGTTTGACAACCCTGTCATGTCTGTCATGAGCTTCCTTGCAGGCATAGCAGACCCAGCGACCACTGCCAAGGCCGCCGGCAAGAGCGTTGAGGAAGTCCGCAGGACTCTCAAGCAGCGTCTGGACAAGGAAGCCGAACCAGGTGCTGAGAAGGACACAGAAAAGGAGAAGGAGGGCTCTGCGCAAGCAGAACAAGTCAAGCCTGAAGGACAGGACGATAGGATGGACGTGGACGACACAACATCGCTCGCCACCCGCTCGCCACCCACATCTCACGATCTCCCCACGACTGCACTTTCTCTCACTGCCGCACGATCTGCAGCTCTCGCCTCGAACACCGAGCGACAGCTATCGAACCAGGTGTCCGCAGCCGTCAATCTGCAACTACAAAAGATGGAACTCAAACTCCAACAGTTCAGCGAGATGGAAGCTCTTTTGCAAGCCGAACGCCGCGAAGTGGAACGTATGCGGCAACGCCTCTTCCTGGACCGCCTTCAGTTCCGTAAGCGTGTGCGGGAGGCAGAAACCAAGCTTGCCGGCATGAAGATCAGCGTCCCTGCTGGCGAAAAGCTATCCATGACCGCTGAGGGCGCCACGACCGGAGAGACCGCGCCTTTCGAAGATGGCATGGAGGGGTTCATGAAACATGAATTGTAG
- a CDS encoding Kinesin-like protein, with product MFIALRERRAEEFDQLCATFASYLSTNMAARASTASAPSLRSKTPVDMERPFTPPDGDGGNVKVVVRVRKFIKRELEKQSPCIIHMSPATQETTIQPPEVTADSRRVLEEKKFTFDKSFWSHNETDAHFAGQRDIYASFGEEFLDHNFDGYHTCIFAYGQTGSGKSYTMMGSLDQPGLIPRTCRGLFERIEAEQNGSITYNVHVSYFEIYNEHVKDLLTPRTNPPTYLKIRESKSDGVYVQNLTDEPVKSYEDIERLMKTGDLNRTTAMTKMNDTSSRSHAVFTLTLKQIQHDLATDSTIERVARMRLVDLAGSERAGRTEATGQRLREGGNINQSLTTLGRVIAALADPKRQKATRVTGLQNQTKRRAEVVPYRDSVLTWLLKDSLGGNSKTAMVACISPTDYEETLSTLRYADQAKRIRTKAHVNQDAVSAAERDAKIMEMQETIKQLQLSVNASATRKRDEADRTQAELEDYQRQVSKMQRAMEESRAVSEVKIRALTQEVDELRPQNQALQIEIEALRRHLALAVGELKNPIVLPEGFSEEDEDRSSIEGSEDGDRDSGMGDDNSDFENEHGDWQADVDELLKDLGLFKRKVADDKMRFPHPETVQ from the exons ATGTTCATCGCTTTGCGTGAGAGGAGAGCAGAAGAATTCGATCAACTCTGCGCCACATTTGCCAGCTACTTGTCCACCAACATGGCCGCTCGAGCATCCACCGCGAGCGCTCCGAGTCTGCGCAGCAAGACGCCCGTCGACATGGAGCGACCCTTCACGCCGCCAGACGGCGACGGCGGCAATGTCAAGGTCGTTGTCAGAGTGCGCAAGTTCATCAAGAGAG AGCTGGAAAAGCAATCGCCATGCATCATACACATGAGCCCCGCGACGCAAGAGACAACCATCCAGCCCCCAGAAGTCACGGCCGACTCGCGAAGGGTGCTCGAGGAGAAAAAATTCACCTTCGACAAGTCCTTCTGGTCGCATAACGAGACCGATGCACACTTTGCTGGCCAGCGAGATATCTACGCTTCGTTTGGAGAAGAGTTCCTGGACCACAACTTCGATGGCTACCACACATGCATCTTCGCCTATGGACAGACGGGCAGCGGGAAGTCGTACACCATGATGGGCAGTCTGGACCAGCCAGGCCTCATCCCAAGAACATGCAGGGGGCTCTTTGAGAGGATAGAAGCAGAGCAGAACGGAAGTATAACGTACAACGTCCATGTCTCCTACTTCGAGATCTACAACGAGCACGTCAAGGACTTGCTCACACCGCGGACGAACCCACCGACCTACCTTAAGATCAGAGAAAGCAAGAGCGATGGTGTATACGTGCAAAATCTGACAGACGAGCCGGTCAAGAGCTACGAGGATATTGAGAGATTGATGAAGACTGGAGACCTGAACCGAACAACTGCGATGACCAAAATGAACGATACATCTTCGCGATCACATGCCGTCTTCACCCTCACCCTCAAACAGATTCAGCACGACCTCGCCACCGATAGCACGATAGAGCGTGTAGCCAGGATGCGACTTGTGGATCTGGCTGGTTCTGAACGCGCAGGACGAACAGAGGCGACGGGTCAGCGGTTACGAGAAGGTGGAAACATCAATCAGTCTCTCACCACACTAGGTCGTGTCATTGCAGCACTAGCAGATCCCAAGCGGCAAAAGGCAACTCGCGTGACCGGACTACAAAATCAGACCAAGAGGCGGGCAGAAGTCGTTCCATACAGAGACAGTGTCCTCACCTGGCTTCTCAAAGACTCGCTCGGTGGGAACAGCAAGACCGCCATGGTCGCCTGTATCTCACCCACCGACTACGAAGAGACCCTCTCTACACTCCGATACGCCGACCAAGCCAAACGCATCCGCACCAAAGCCCACGTCAACCAGGACGCCGTCTCTGCCGCGGAGCGGGACGCCAAGATCATGGAGATGCAAGAGACGATCAAGCAGCTCCAACTGTCTGTCAATGCTTCCGCAACTCGCAAGCGAGACGAAGCAGATCGTACACAAGCCGAGCTGGAAGACTACCAACGACAAGTCAGCAAGATGCAACGTGCCATGGAAGAATCTCGTGCAGTGTCGGAGGTCAAGATTCGTGCTCTCACGCAAGAGGTAGATGAGTTACGGCCGCAGAATCAGGCGTTACAGATCGAGATCGAAGCTTTGAGACGACATCTCGCACTTGCGGTGGGAGAACTCAAGAACCCGATTGTGTTGCCAGAAGGGTTCAGCGAGGAAGATGAGGATAGAAGTAGTATCGAGGGATCTGAGGATGGCGACCGTGATAGTGGCATGGGAGATGACAACTCGGATTTCGAGAACGAGCACGGTGACTGGCAAGCAGACGTGGATGAGTTGTTGAAGGACTTGGGTTTGTTCAAGAGGAAGGTCGCAGACGACAAGATGAGGTTCCCGCATCCGGAGACGGTGCAGTAG